The nucleotide sequence CTCGGGGCGTTTACTGCTTCTTGAATATTCATTCCAAAATCAATTACGTTCATTATAACCTGAAGAACAACTGTTATTATTGTAGAACCGCCGGGTGAGCCAACTATAATAAAAGGTTTATTATCTTTAAGTACAATTGTCGGTGTCATTGAACTGACCATTCTCTTTTCCGGCTGAATTGAATTTGCCTCGCTTCCTAACAGTCCGAACTGATTTGGTTCTCCGGGCTTTGAACTAAAATCATCCATTTCATTGTTAAGTAAAAATCCCGCTCCCTCAACAACAACTTTTGAACCATATCCGGAATTTATTGTTGTAGTTACGCTAACAGCGTTTCCATCTTTATCATAAACCGAATAGTGTGTTGTTTCTGTACTTTCATTTACAAGGGCAGGTATCTGTGTTGTAATTTTCTCCGAAGGAACGGCAAAATCTTTTATTTGGTCAAATATTTTTTTAGCGTATTCCTTTGAAATTAATTTCCCCTTCGGCACGTCATAAAAGTCCTCATCTCCAATGTGATATGTTCTGTCTGCATAAACATATTTCATTGATTCAACGAGTTTATGAATGTAGTCGCTGCTGTTCCAATCTTGTTTTTCAAAATTGAAATTTTCTAAAATATTTAACAACTCTACTAAAGCTATTCCGCCTGAACTTGGCGGACCCATTGATACTATTTTATAATTTCTATAATTTCCCATAATTGGTTCACGCTCAACCGGATAATACTTTTCCAAATCTTCGTGAGTAATAAAACCATTCATTTGTCGTACTTGTTCAATAAATAAATCGGCGACTTTACCTTTGTAGAATCCGTCTTTACCGTTCCGTTTAATTTCTTCAAGTGTATTTGCCAAATCACTTTGGATAAACAAATCCCCTTCCTGATATGGTTTTCCGTTATTTGAAAAGATCTTAAATGAAGATGGATATTTTTTAAATTCATCCAAATGATTCTTAAAAGATCGCGCATCGGATTCATCCAATTTGAAACCGCTTTTAGCTAAATTAATTGCCGGTTGAATAACATCTTTTAATTCCATTGTACCATATTTTTCTAAGGCGAAAATTAAACCCGCTACACTTCCGGGAACACCGGAAGACGTAATACCTTCTTGACTAAGCTCAGGTTTAAATTCTCCGTTTTTACCTAAGAACATATCGCGATGTGCTGAAATAGGCGCTTTTTCTCTAAAGTCTATTGTTATATTTTTTCCGTCTTTTAAATGCATCACAAAAAATCCGCCGCCGCCTAAATTTCCGGCGTATGGATAAGTTACTGCCAATGCAAAGCCGACAGCTACGGCCGCGTCTACTGCATTCCCGCCTTTTTTCAAAATCTCAATTCCGACTTCGGAAGCTAAAGAACTTGCCGAAACAACCATTCCATTTTGGGCTTTGACCGGAAGAGCTGTTTGAGAACTTGTTTTAATATTAAAGACTATTATTAGAATTATTAAAAATATTTGGAGTGTTTTAATTTTATTTTTCACAGTTTTTTACTTAATGTTTTTGAATATGTTAGATATATTAACATAAGAAATTATTTTTTATTTTGCAGAATCCTTAAAGGAGAAAATATGCCTTATAATTTAAGAAACAAAAACTTTTTAAAACTTTTAGATTTTAAAAAAGAGGAACTTACCTTTTTACTCGATTTATCAAAAAATTTAAAAGCCGCAAAATACGGCGGCTATGAAGAGCAAAAATTAAAAGGGAAAAATATTGCCTTAATTTTTGAAAAAACTTCAACCCGAACAAGATGTGCTTTTGAAGTCGCGGCATTTGATCAAGGCGCAAATGTAACATATCTTGGTCCAAGCGGTTCGCAGATAGGTCATAAAGAATCAATGAAAGATACCGCAAGGGTATTGGGCAGAATGTATGACGGAATTGAATATAGAGGATTTGGTCAAAGTATTGTTGAGGAATTAGGCAAATACGCCGGGGTTCCTGTGTGGAACGGATTGACTGATGAATTTCATCCCACTCAAGTTCTTGCTGATTTTATGACAATGCTGGAACATTCAAACAAACCGCTTTCGGAAATTTCTTATTGTTATTTAGGCGATGCAAGAAATAACATGGGCAATTCTTTATTGGTAGGCGGCGCTATTATGGGAATGGATGTTAGACTTTGCGCGCCAAAACAAAATCTTCCGGAAAGTAAATTAGTTGATCAATGCAAAGAAATCGCAAAAAAATCCGGCGCAAAAATTACTTTAACAAGCGATGTAAAAGAAGGCGTAAAAGGCGTAGACTTTTTATACACTGATGTTTGGGTATCGATGGGTGAGGCAAAAGAAGTTTGGGAAGAAAGAATTAAACTTCTAAAACCATATCAGATAAATATGAAGACAATAGAACTGACTGAAAATCCCACAGTAAAATTTATGCACTGTCTTCCAGCATTTCATAATAGAGAAACAAAAATGGGTGAAGAGATTTTTCATAAATTCGGACTTGACGGTATGGAAGTGACCGAAGATGTTTTTGAATCTGAACACTCTATTGTATTTGACGAAGCTGAAAACAGACTGCACACAATTAAAGCAATAATGGTTGCCACATTAGGTTCTTAATAAAATATTAAACCATCCCATTTGAAAATCCTTACTAAAGAAAATATTAGTAAGGATTTTTTGTATAAATATTCATAGAAAGTATTTTACACGATAAAATTATTATTGCGTAAAAAATTTATTTTGTATTTTTTAGCTTAATCTTCTTATCTGTAAAACACCTTTCCTCCTATTTATTTTTAACAAATTTATTAACTCTAAAAGGAGAATTGCATGTCTCAAAAAAACTTGAAAGAATATTGGCGGAGAAATATCAAAATTGTATTGATTCTGTTAAGTATTTGGTTTTTTGTTGCTTATGTGCTGAGTATTTTCATCGTGGATATTTTAAATAGCTTAAATATCGGCGGAGCGAAACTTGGCTTCTGGTTTGCACAGCAGGGCTCAATCTATATTTTTATTTTTTTGATTTTTTTCTATGTGAAGTATATGAACAAATTAGACAAAGAATATGACGTACATGAGTAATTAATTATTTCCGCTATTCAAATTTTCAAATGGGAGAAAATTTATGAGTGTTCAAATTTGGACTTTTATTATTGTAGGAATATCATTTGCGATTTATATTGGTATTGCTTTTTGGTCAAGAGCCGGTTCGACAAAAGATTTTTATGTTGCAGGCAGAGGCGTTCATCCAATAGTAAACGGAATGGCAACTGCCGCCGATTGGATGTCAGCCGCTTCTTTTATTTCCATGGCAGGTTTGATTTCATTTATGGGGTATGACGGTTCTGTTTATTTAATGGGTTGGACAGGCGGATATGTTTTACTTGCTCTTCTTCTTGCACCATATCTAAGAAAATTCGGAAAGTTTACAGTCCCCGATTTTATTGGTGACAGATATTACTCAAACGTTGCAAGAACAGTTGCCGTTATTGCCGCAATTGTAGTATCATTTACTTATGTAGCGGGACAAATGCGTGGTGTAGGTGTTGTTTTTGCAAGATTTTTAGAAGTTCCAATCAATACAGGTGTTTACTTTGGAATGGCAATTGTTTTTGTTTATGCGGTTATGGGCGGTATGAAAGGTATTACTTATACACAAGTTGCGCAATATTGTGTTTTAATTTTTGCATATATGGTACCCGCAATTTTCATTTCATTAGCAATAACGGGAAATATAATTCCCCAATTTGGTTTAGTCAGTACGGAAAGTTCTTCAGGAACTTACCTCTTGCAAAAATTAGATATGTTACAAAGGGATTTAGGATTTCATGAATATACAACGGGCTCAAAACCAATGATTGATGTTTTCGCTATAACTTTTGCGCTTATGGTCGGCACGGCAGGTCTGCCACATGTAATCGTTAGGTTTTTTACAGTTCCAAAAGTTTCTGATGCTCGCAAATCAGCCGGCTGGGCTCTTTTATTTATAGCAATTTTATACACAACCGCTCCGGCAATTGCGGCTTTCGCAAGAACAAATTTAATAAACACGGTTAGTGAAAAAAATTATACCGAAATGCCTGAATGGTTTAAAAGCTGGGAAGACACCGGACTGATTAAATTTGAAGATAAAAACAGCGACGGAAAAATTCAATATATTGCCGATAAAAACGCTAATGAGTTAAACATTGATGCCGATATAATGGTTCTCGCAAATCCGGAAATAGCTAACCTGCCGCCTTGGGTTATTGCGCTTGTAGCAGCCGGAGGTTTGGCAGCAGCTTTATCAACAGCAGCCGGATTGTTATTGGTAATTTCAACTTCAATTTCACATGATTTGATAAAGAAACAATTAAAGCCAAATATTACGGAAAAACAGGAATTAATGTGGGCAAGAATAGGCGCAGTATTTGCAGTAATTGTCGCAGGTTATTTTGGGATCAATCCTCCTGGATTTGTAGCGGCAACCGTTGCATTGGCATTTGGATTTGCGGCATCGTCTTTTTTCCCTGCTATAATTTTGGGCATTTTTGATAAACGAATGAATAAAGAGGGTG is from Ignavibacteriota bacterium and encodes:
- the ggt gene encoding gamma-glutamyltransferase; translation: MVVSASSLASEVGIEILKKGGNAVDAAVAVGFALAVTYPYAGNLGGGGFFVMHLKDGKNITIDFREKAPISAHRDMFLGKNGEFKPELSQEGITSSGVPGSVAGLIFALEKYGTMELKDVIQPAINLAKSGFKLDESDARSFKNHLDEFKKYPSSFKIFSNNGKPYQEGDLFIQSDLANTLEEIKRNGKDGFYKGKVADLFIEQVRQMNGFITHEDLEKYYPVEREPIMGNYRNYKIVSMGPPSSGGIALVELLNILENFNFEKQDWNSSDYIHKLVESMKYVYADRTYHIGDEDFYDVPKGKLISKEYAKKIFDQIKDFAVPSEKITTQIPALVNESTETTHYSVYDKDGNAVSVTTTINSGYGSKVVVEGAGFLLNNEMDDFSSKPGEPNQFGLLGSEANSIQPEKRMVSSMTPTIVLKDNKPFIIVGSPGGSTIITVVLQVIMNVIDFGMNIQEAVNAPRIHHQWMPDIIYLEEFAVNKDVLINLEKLGYKFGDRNETFRVLGSAQSILIDGDKIYGAADPRRGGLAVGY
- a CDS encoding ornithine carbamoyltransferase; the encoded protein is MPYNLRNKNFLKLLDFKKEELTFLLDLSKNLKAAKYGGYEEQKLKGKNIALIFEKTSTRTRCAFEVAAFDQGANVTYLGPSGSQIGHKESMKDTARVLGRMYDGIEYRGFGQSIVEELGKYAGVPVWNGLTDEFHPTQVLADFMTMLEHSNKPLSEISYCYLGDARNNMGNSLLVGGAIMGMDVRLCAPKQNLPESKLVDQCKEIAKKSGAKITLTSDVKEGVKGVDFLYTDVWVSMGEAKEVWEERIKLLKPYQINMKTIELTENPTVKFMHCLPAFHNRETKMGEEIFHKFGLDGMEVTEDVFESEHSIVFDEAENRLHTIKAIMVATLGS
- a CDS encoding DUF4212 domain-containing protein, whose product is MSQKNLKEYWRRNIKIVLILLSIWFFVAYVLSIFIVDILNSLNIGGAKLGFWFAQQGSIYIFIFLIFFYVKYMNKLDKEYDVHE
- a CDS encoding cation acetate symporter translates to MSVQIWTFIIVGISFAIYIGIAFWSRAGSTKDFYVAGRGVHPIVNGMATAADWMSAASFISMAGLISFMGYDGSVYLMGWTGGYVLLALLLAPYLRKFGKFTVPDFIGDRYYSNVARTVAVIAAIVVSFTYVAGQMRGVGVVFARFLEVPINTGVYFGMAIVFVYAVMGGMKGITYTQVAQYCVLIFAYMVPAIFISLAITGNIIPQFGLVSTESSSGTYLLQKLDMLQRDLGFHEYTTGSKPMIDVFAITFALMVGTAGLPHVIVRFFTVPKVSDARKSAGWALLFIAILYTTAPAIAAFARTNLINTVSEKNYTEMPEWFKSWEDTGLIKFEDKNSDGKIQYIADKNANELNIDADIMVLANPEIANLPPWVIALVAAGGLAAALSTAAGLLLVISTSISHDLIKKQLKPNITEKQELMWARIGAVFAVIVAGYFGINPPGFVAATVALAFGFAASSFFPAIILGIFDKRMNKEGAISGMVVGLILMFIYMSVYKLGWFVDAIPPASEWWFDISPEGFGTVAMFINLLISIIVSRLTSPPPLEVQQIVEDIRIPRGAGSAQSH